From the genome of Amphiura filiformis unplaced genomic scaffold, Afil_fr2py scaffold_21, whole genome shotgun sequence, one region includes:
- the LOC140143357 gene encoding fibronectin-like — protein sequence MAMYYIKRKSLLLPVLLAYLCFIQISLAQQVTWVGQPTLQATSPGHFALTWTAADLSGVPDSINIQFRYDANPNHVASIELPGTATSYVLPVEEPINLNQFQIAVFAVTGGVPANAIVAQIEPGNPRLPPQPSGTVTQPSATTYRISNIAGATPRENYVVWAYPLGGDPATNPYIRMELPAGTTTFDVNNLVPDASQYDLSLFTMRNGIQSEAAVLVFQQDDIQLPPATVETITTDSFTIGWADGPPTFNDGRRVTHYRVTVTPADGSAVQMFDVPATAAAFHRFMGLSTGISHNVQIDAVVSNNGVQEVVDLTTMTDVVTLPNPPQNVILRQTSPTMVIITWDPPVDGNYDEYYLFYQGQNVGDNEATLSKTTNGFILDGLVENEEYRFALFSQVMPDTLSDLADITFIPLETDANVQIGALTDHGMQVTWDAVQNVQSYSVTLVGRDGSQHTVTVPGDTTEYTFTGLTSNTEYQALVDVIVNGQEGLAGSAMGITKTAGNVQSSNVQDTSMDISFNNVAGATGYLVSIISDDKSDVRVLQSTGSPQTITGLNANTNYQIGVDAIIGGVRTEIGALAEMTTDIDDSCSPNPCVNGGVCFDGVNNTFTCQCADGFTGTRCDEDIDDCSPLTCVNGGFCVDGVNTFTCQCPDGFTGTRCETTECDNMPWLAIIIAVAVLGTLLILTIGLLLTMLTKHFCKRQPSPNSQTYSHSEDKSPYHSTHIGMSNLSTNNHHGNHPVYQRSERDFEIPNTTVTEIPPTYQGLYAAIQE from the exons ATGGCAATGTATTACATCAAAAGGAAGAGCCTACTGCTGCCTGTTTTACTTgcctatttatgttttattcagaTCAGCTTGGCACAACAAG TAACATGGGTTGGACAACCTACGCTCCAAGCTACAAGTCCTGGTCACTTTGCTCTTACATGGACTGCTGCAGATCTTTCAGGGGTACCAGACTCGATAAACATACAGTTTAG ATATGATGCTAATCCAAACCATGTAGCCAGCATAGAACTTCCAGGCACTGCAACTAGCTATGTACTGCCTGTAGAAGAACCCATTAATCTCAACCAGTTTCAAATTGCTGTTTTTGCTGTCACCGGAGGTGTGCCTGCAAATGCAATTGTTGCCCAGATTGAACCAGGAAATCCTC GTTTACCCCCACAACCAAGTGGCACCGTAACCCAGCCATCAGCTACCACATACCGCATCAGTAACATTGCAGGAGCAACACCTCGTGAAAACTATGTAGTATGGGCATATCCACTAGGAGGAGATCCAGCAACCAATCCGTATATCAGGATGGAGCTTCCTGCTGGTACAACTACCTTTGATGTGAATAATTTGGTACCTGATGCTTCTCAGTACGATTTGTCATTGTTTACTATGAGGAATGGAATACAGAGTGAGGCAGCAGTACTGGTCTTTCAGCAGGATGACATAC AACTCCCTCCTGCTACTGTGGAAACAATTACCACCGATTCATTCACAATCGGCTGGGCTGATGGACCACCTACATTTAACGATGGTAGGAGAGTGACCCATTACAGAGTGACCGTCACACCTGCTGATGGGTCTGCAGTGCAGATGTTTGATGTACCTGCTACTGCTGCCGCTTTCCATAGATTTATGGGACTAAGTACAGGCATATCACACAATGTGCAGATAGATGCGGTAGTGTCAAATAATGGTGTGCAAGAAGTTGTTGACTTGACAACAATGACTGATGTGGTCACAT TACCTAATCCTCCACAGAACGTAATCCTCCGTCAGACTAGTCCAACTATGGTGATCATCACATGGGACCCACCAGTTGATGGTAACTATGACGAATACTACCTGTTCTATCAGGGACAGAATGTTGGTGACAATGAGGCAACATTGAGCAAAACAACCAATGGGTTCATACTAGATGGACTCGTAGAAAATGAAGAATACCGATTTGCGTTATTCTCACAGGTGATGCCAGATACACTCAGCGACTTGGCAGATATTACATTTATTCCTCTAG AAACTGACGCCAATGTACAGATTGGCGCCCTCACAGACCATGGCATGCAGGTGACATGGGATGCTGTACAAAATGTGCAGTCATATTCGGTGACCCTTGTAGGACGTGATGGCTCCCAGCATACAGTGACAGTCCCTGGTGATACAACGGAGTATACCTTCACAGGACTTACATCTAATACAGAATATCAGGCACTTGTGGATGTTATTGTGAATGGACAAGAAGGTTTAGCTGGGTCTGCTATGGGCATTACAA aAACTGCAGGCAATGTTCAATCTTCTAATGTACAAGATACCAGCATGGATATAAGCTTTAACAATGTTGCCGGAGCAACTGGTTATTTGGTATCTATCATAAGTGATGATAAATCTGATGTACGAGTCCTGCAGTCCACAGGATCTCCACAGACTATCACTGGCTTGAACGCTAATACAAACTATCAGATAGGCGTTGATGCTATCATCGGTGGCGTAAGGACTGAAATTGGTGCATTGGCAGAAATGACAACAG ATATAGATGACTCATGCTCACCCAATCCCTGTGTCAATGGTGGTGTCTGTTTTGATGGAGTCAATAACACATTTACTTGTCAGTGTGCAGATGGTTTTACTGGAACAAGATGTGATGAGG ATATAGATGACTGCTCACCCTTAACCTGTGTCAATGGTGGATTCTGTGTTGATGGAGTCAACACATTTACTTGCCAGTGTCCAGATGGTTTTACTGGAACAAGATGTGAAACAACTGAGT GTGATAATATGCCTTGGCTAGCTATCATTATAGCCGTTGCAGTACTTGGTACACTGCTTATCCTAACCATCGGTTTATTGCTGACCATGCTGACTAAGCATTTCTGTAAAAG gcAACCAAGCCCAAATTCCCAGACCTATTCACATTCAGAAGACAAAAGCCCTTATCATTCAACACACATTGGAATGTCGAATTTGAGCACCAACAACCATCATGGAAATCATCCAGTTTATCAGAGGAGTGAGAGAGACTTTGAAATCCCTAATACTACCGTTACCGAGATACCACCAACCTACCAGGGTCTTTATGCTGCAATTCAAGAATAG